Within the Nanoarchaeota archaeon genome, the region TTGGAGGAATCCATAAATCATTCAACTTGTCAAATATTAGATGGAATATTTATAAATACCTTTGAGAGAATTCACTTAGTTCGACGATTGACGAACGCGGGTTTGATTAAAAATGAAATGAGATGAAATGACTCATCCCATACGAAGCATCAAACTAGAGCTGCAATTACCAAATCTTTATATTCTCAAAAGTTACAATAGTAACTAACATAATGCTACGATAGTAACTAAAGGAGATTGCATTGAAAGAAGAATTGCATAAAAGAAATTTTGAAGAAAGCCTTGCAGTCATAAACGACTGCATTGAAAAAGGCCTGATTTCCTAACGGCAAAGAACTATAGGATTTCATTGCTCTGCCGCAGCCGTTGACCTGCTTGAAATCATCCTGCATAAACACCATTTGATAAGCCCGGGCACGCAGCTCAAACATGATTGGTTTGGTTCAGAGAACAAAATAAAAGAAAAACTTAGCTTTGATTTTCCGCACAAAAAAGACATAATCGCGCTCATCATGGCTGTTGAGAAAAACAGAAACCTGCTGTGCTATGGAAAGCCTCAGCCTGAAAAAGAAATAGAGCAGCTCATTATCAATTTCAAAAAACTTGTCAAAATAGCTGAAGAAGAAGGTGTTCTACCATGAAAGAAAACTTAGTAATATCCTATGCAGCTGATTTCGTTTCATTTGTTTTATCGCGGCCAAAAACATTCAAAAAAATCGATGAAATCGTGCTTTTCGGGTCTGTTGCGCGCAAAGAAGCGGGCGAAAATAGCGATGTTGATATTTTCATAAACACGCCAGAAGAAAAAACAGTAGAGCTTGAAATTGAGATTGCAAAAAAAGAGTTTTACGAAAGCGTAAAGTTCAAAAAATACTGGAAACTTCTTGGAGTAGAAAACGACATCCGCTGCGTTGTTGGCAAACTGGAAGAATGGAATGACTTAAAAGGAAGCATACTTTCGGACGGCATAGTACTTTATGGAAAATACAAAGAATCCGCCGAACCGGCAAAACTGTTTGCGATATTTGACTGGCGCGCCATAAAGCCGGAAACAAAACGTGCGCTTTTCAACAAAAGGATGTTTGGCTATAAGCAAAAAGGAAAAAGTTACGCAGGCATGCTGCAAAAATCCGGCGGCCAAAAGCTTGACAATTCCGTGCTTGTGCCTGTTGAAAATTCAAAAGATATGTTGAAGCTGTTCAGGGATATGAACATCTCAGTCAAAATCAGGAATGTAAATGAGTATTGAGCGGGATTGGTTTTGTTATACGCAAACGCCATCACTCACCATTAAACTTTTTTCTTTTTCCAGAAAAACCCGACTTTGGCTTCAAGCTTTTCAATTTTACCCTCATGAGATAATTCGAGAAGAACGCGATATATCATATGCCAATTAATGCTTTGACCTGTAAGCGCTTCTATTTCCTTAACGACTTCATTAGTGCTCTTGATTTTCTTATCGGATAGAATGCTAAAAACAATTTTATCATACTTGCTCATGCAATGGTTTTATCCAAGGTGTTATAACTAAGAATATCCAAAACGTTGTAACAAATCTTTATATACTTTGTGCTCAAATGAATTGTAAGTTGGTTTTATGGGTTTGTTAAAAAAAATAGGAATTGGACTTCTTGCACTCATAGTGCTTGGGATGATTTTTGGAGGAAACTCCAATAAGCCGGGCGCACCAACTTCAACGGATAATTCTAAATCATCAACACAAGCAACGCCAGTGCAGAAAACGTTAATGAGTAATTCTTTTGAGAGTGATTATGAAGATATTTACTGTGATGAAGACGCTACCGCGTTGCAAAAAAAGACACTATTTGAAGAAAAATTTAAAGGTCAATATGTGAATTGGACTGGAGAAGTATCGCGTGTTGCAGAATCTTATGGTAATTATGTGCTGAATGTAAAACATTGTCCGGATACTTTTACTTCCGACATACGCATCACTATGAAAAAAGACCAGAAAGATAAACTCCTGAAATTAACGGAAGGTGATGAAGTCACATATATTGCAAAATTAACCGATTTTGGCGAAATAATGGGACTCTCCGCTAACGATGGTGAGATAGTCAGCATTCAGTAAAAACGGTTGGTTTATATGGCAAGGACAGCTGAACTTATTTTAGGATTACTTGGAGGAATAATAGGCTTAGTAGCCTCAGCAGCAGCACTATTCTTTGGTGGATTAGGTGGCGCCCTTGGTGCCGAAGGCGCTTCTCAAATTGTCGGTCTTGGATGATTAGCTGTTTTAGCATCGATTGTAGGAATTATTGGCGCAGCTCTCGTAAAAAGCAAAACAAAACTTGGAGGACGGCTAATGCTAATAAGTGCTATTGTTGGGTTGATGGCGATAAGCGCATTTTATATTAGTTCAACCATTTTACTCGGAATTGCTGGTCTTTTGGCATTATTGAGAAAGAATGATTAAGGCATTTAACAAAAATAATCGTTGAAAGTCATCCAACAAATATAATTCTATGGCAACGAAATTTCGTTGAACTTACGCATTTATAAATCTTTAATTCCAATATATTTCGTTGAAGAAAAGGATAATAGGGATACCCACATAACACATAACAAATATTTGTAATATATAAGATTGTACGCATAATAAAAACTGTTGTTATTGACGCTTGTTCTCTATTATTTTAATTAACATTTATTTAAAAACAACATTAACAACATGAGTTGTTTTTTGATAAATTATACCCTAATTATTGATTAATATTTGAAATGGTGAAACGCATGATGCAAACACAAACACAATTAGACACGCAGCCTGAGGCAACTACTGAAGGCGCGCAAAAAGATGTAAAAGAACAAAAAATCGTTCTTCCGGGCGATTTTCTTGTTGAAAGCAAGGAGATACTTCCAGGATACGGAACATATCGCGTCGGTGATAAAATATATGCAAAGCTCGTTGGAATACAAATGCACGGGCCAAGAGTGGTTTATGTAGTCCCTCTTGCAGGATCTTATGTTCCTAAGCCGGGTGATTATGTGGTGGGTGAAATAAAAGAAGCTGCATTCTCATTCTGGAATATCGACATAAACTCCCCATACAGCGCGGCAATGTCATCGATGGACACAAATGATTTCATACCTAAAGCAGCTGACCTCTCGAGATACTTCAATGTCGGCGACCTGATTTTCTGCCTTGTCTCAGGCGTGACACAAAGCAAATACACAAATGTCTCAATGAGGGACCCGAAAGCAAGAAAGCTTGTTGGCGGCGTGGTTATCGAGATGACTTCAAGCAAAATTCCAAGGCTCATCGGAAAAGAAGGCTCGATGATAAATCTCATAAAGGACAAGACAAAATGCTTTCTTACAGCAGGCCAAAATGGCAGAGTCTGGATAAAAGGAGAACATGAAGACATCGCTGTTGAAGCAGTGCAGATGATTGAGAAATTTGCGCACACGCAAGGGCTGACAGACAGGATGAATACTTTTTTGATTGACGCGCTTGCCAAAAAAGGTGTTCATGTTTTGGCTCAGGCACTTGTGAAAGCGCCGGAAAACAAGATTGCGGAAAACGCGGAAGGAGAGGTAATTGAATAAACGGTGGTCATTATGAAAAATAAAGAAACAACATTCAATCCAAGCGATCCCAGGCCTGACGGAAGGCGAAACGATGAAATGCGGCCGCTGAAAATCGAAGTCGGAATAATTGAGCGGGCAAATGGCTCTGCTTATGTCGAATTCGGAAATACGCATGCAATAGCAGCAGTTTATGGACCGAGCACAGTGCATCCAAGGCACCTTGAAGACACGCAAAAGGCGGTCATAATGTGCAAGTACAATATGATCCCATTCTCAGTAGCTGATAGAAAGAGGCCGGGATACGACAGACGCTCGATTGAAATTTCAAAAGTCATAAAAGAAGCGCTGGAACCGGCAATTTTTGTGGAAGAGCTCCCAAAAACAATGATTAATATAGAAATGGAAATAATTCAGGCAGATGCAGGAACAAGAGTTACTGCACTTACAGCAGCGTCTGTCGCACTCGCAGATGCAGGAATTCCGATGAGGGATCTTGTTTCAGCTATCGCAGTAGGGAGGGCAAACGGCAAGATTGTTGTAGACCTCACAAAAGAAGAGGAAGACGCATCAGATGCAGTTGACATGCCTCTT harbors:
- a CDS encoding nucleotidyltransferase domain-containing protein, with the protein product MKENLVISYAADFVSFVLSRPKTFKKIDEIVLFGSVARKEAGENSDVDIFINTPEEKTVELEIEIAKKEFYESVKFKKYWKLLGVENDIRCVVGKLEEWNDLKGSILSDGIVLYGKYKESAEPAKLFAIFDWRAIKPETKRALFNKRMFGYKQKGKSYAGMLQKSGGQKLDNSVLVPVENSKDMLKLFRDMNISVKIRNVNEY
- a CDS encoding exosome complex protein Rrp4; this encodes MMQTQTQLDTQPEATTEGAQKDVKEQKIVLPGDFLVESKEILPGYGTYRVGDKIYAKLVGIQMHGPRVVYVVPLAGSYVPKPGDYVVGEIKEAAFSFWNIDINSPYSAAMSSMDTNDFIPKAADLSRYFNVGDLIFCLVSGVTQSKYTNVSMRDPKARKLVGGVVIEMTSSKIPRLIGKEGSMINLIKDKTKCFLTAGQNGRVWIKGEHEDIAVEAVQMIEKFAHTQGLTDRMNTFLIDALAKKGVHVLAQALVKAPENKIAENAEGEVIE
- a CDS encoding exosome complex exonuclease Rrp41 — translated: MKNKETTFNPSDPRPDGRRNDEMRPLKIEVGIIERANGSAYVEFGNTHAIAAVYGPSTVHPRHLEDTQKAVIMCKYNMIPFSVADRKRPGYDRRSIEISKVIKEALEPAIFVEELPKTMINIEMEIIQADAGTRVTALTAASVALADAGIPMRDLVSAIAVGRANGKIVVDLTKEEEDASDAVDMPLAIMQNSGKISLLQMDGDITPAEISEALELGKKVCAEICQKQKEALKKKYDVNE